The following are from one region of the Salvia splendens isolate huo1 chromosome 2, SspV2, whole genome shotgun sequence genome:
- the LOC121760097 gene encoding patellin-6-like, producing the protein METAASPTSLKQTHTPISSPKPAKKSFVASLRSPSFKEDTYFISHLKNSERKALKELKDKLTASHGADSMWGIPLLGNADDRADVVLLKFLRARDFRVQDALNMLVKCLDWRKEFGADAVLEEDLGLKELEGSVAYMHGFDRCGHPVCYNAYGVFKDKEMYEKVFGDEEKLKKFLRWRVQILERGIKLLHFKPGGVNSIIQITDLKDMPKRELRATSNHILSLFQDNYPEMVARKIFINVPWYFSLLYSVISPFLTQRTKSKFVISKEGNAAETLYKFIRPEYVPVQYGGLSRPNDSLSGPPKPASEFDVKGGEKVNIQIEGIEAGATITWDIVVGGWDLEYSAEFVPNAEEGYTIAVEKRRRVAAEEEAVHNSFAARNAGKMVLSVDNTASRCRKVAAYRYVVRKSP; encoded by the exons atggaaacCGCCGCATCTCCTACCTCCCTCAAACAAACCCACACTCCCATTTCCTCCCCAAAACCCGCCAAGAAGAGCTTCGTCGCCTCTCTCCGCTCCCCCTCCTTCAAAGAAGACACCTACTTCATCTCCCACCTCAAAAACTCCGAGCGCAAAGCCCTCAAAGAGCTCAAGGACAAGCTCACGGCCTCCCACGGCGCCGATTCCATGTGGGGCATTCCCCTCCTAGGCAATGCCGACGACCGCGCCGACGTCGTCCTCCTCAAATTCCTCCGCGCTAGGGATTTCAGGGTACAGGACGCCCTCAACATGCTGGTGAAGTGCCTCGACTGGCGGAAGGAGTTCGGCGCCGACGCCGTTTTGGAGGAGGATTTGGGGCTCAAGGAGCTCGAAGGCTCCGTCGCCTATATGCACGGTTTCGACCGGTGCGGGCATCCTGTTTGTTATAATGCCTATGGGGTTTTCAAAGATAAGGAGATGTATGAGAAGGTTTTTGGAGATGAGGAGAAATTGAAGAAGTTTTTGAGGTGGAGAGTCCAGATTCTCGAGCGAGGGATTAAGCTTCTCCATTTCAAACCAGGCGGCGTGAATTCCATTATTCAAATCACAGATCTTAAAGATATGCCCAAGAGAGAGCTCAGAGCTACTTCAAATCACATTCTTTCTCTATTTCAGGATAATTACCCCGAAATGGTTGCTAGAAAG ATCTTTATAAACGTGCCGTGGTACTTCAGTTTGCTGTATTCAGTGATCAGTCCGTTTCTGACGCAACGAACCAAGAGCAAGTTCGTGATATCCAAGGAAGGAAATGCTGCTGAAACACTTTACAA attcaTCCGGCCCGAGTACGTCCCGGTTCAGTACGGCGGCCTAAGTCGACCCAACGACTCGCTCTCCGGTCCGCCCAAACCCGCTTCCGAGTTCGACGTCAAAGGCGGTGAAAAAGTCAACATTCAAATCGAAGGCATtgag GCTGGTGCGACAATAACATGGGATATAGTTGTGGGAGGATGGGATTTAGAATACAGCGCGGAGTTCGTACCTAATGCGGAGGAAGGCTACACCATCGCGGTGGAGAAGCGGAGGCGGGTGGCagcggaggaggaggcggtgCATAACTCGTTCGCGGCGAGGAATGCTGGAAAAATGGTGCTATCGGTTGATAACACGGCGTCTCGTTGCCGGAAGGTTGCTGCCTACCGATATGTAGTTCGCAAATCAccctaa
- the LOC121760083 gene encoding macrophage migration inhibitory factor homolog isoform X1: MPCLNISTNVSLEATDTSAILSEISSTVAKLIGKPEAYVMVVLKGSVPISFGGTEQPAAYGELVSIGGLSPDVNKKISGAIANILETKLSVPKARYFLKFYDTKATQSQEYAQCLHALHQY, translated from the exons ATGCCGTGCTTGAACATTTCCACTAACGTGAGCCTCGAGGCCACCGATACTTCTGCCATACTCTCCGAAATCTCCTCCACCGTTGCCAAGCTCATCGGCAAACCCGAGGCT TATGTGATGGTTGTGTTAAAGGGATCTGTCCCCATATCATTTGGAGGGACAGAGCAGCCTGCTGCTTATGGGGAGCTTGTTTCAATTGGAGGCCTTAGTCCCGATGTCAACAAGAAAATCAGTGGTGCTATTGCCAACATACTCGAGACAAAGCTATCTGTGCCAAAAGCACGATACTTCCTCAAATTCTATGACACCAAG GCCACTCAGAGCCAAGAATATGCACAATGTCTGCATGCTTTACACCAGTACTAG
- the LOC121760083 gene encoding macrophage migration inhibitory factor homolog isoform X2, with the protein MPCLNISTNVSLEATDTSAILSEISSTVAKLIGKPEAYVMVVLKGSVPISFGGTEQPAAYGELVSIGGLSPDVNKKISGAIANILETKLSVPKARYFLKFYDTKGSNFGWNGSTF; encoded by the exons ATGCCGTGCTTGAACATTTCCACTAACGTGAGCCTCGAGGCCACCGATACTTCTGCCATACTCTCCGAAATCTCCTCCACCGTTGCCAAGCTCATCGGCAAACCCGAGGCT TATGTGATGGTTGTGTTAAAGGGATCTGTCCCCATATCATTTGGAGGGACAGAGCAGCCTGCTGCTTATGGGGAGCTTGTTTCAATTGGAGGCCTTAGTCCCGATGTCAACAAGAAAATCAGTGGTGCTATTGCCAACATACTCGAGACAAAGCTATCTGTGCCAAAAGCACGATACTTCCTCAAATTCTATGACACCAAG GGTTCCAACTTTGGCTGGAATGGATCGACATTCTAG
- the LOC121763952 gene encoding kelch-like protein 3 — MVVGRTAQTYFPKESFPMALNGKWARNLSKNQLGSVIFGCTKQTMDECLTKQLFGLPAPHFSYVKNIEPGLPLFLFNYSERKLHGIYEAVGSGKMNIDPYAWTIDGSERTRYQAQVQVRLRLQCQALTEIQFKLSIFDNYYGQSHFRFELDHAQTSRLISQFSSQAVAPRISIKPNPPIWTAKQMFPSTNKIKKSGASEPPTLADNFSNYDDSLSTSTTSDNSISLNGNKQLMGGAIQGEQFDEKDLILMKIKELALSSKFTDANLISGSVGETSTSDDGLQCETRDDHQVTLGKRNSGCSSDQFDSLALVEKLYMEIEELKTFKLEQITKTESLANKLVEAEQEILRLQNRCSVLEYMSDVSEQPVYAQELVELPDEYHLNIDESILIVGGYDGVSWSSALQSFLPSKDILRSLKPMSSARWNAPVVGFNGELYVFGGGSGSKWYDTVESYNIVNNEWTLRPSLNKERGSLAGAALNNKIFAMGGGNAMEFFSDVEMYDPFVGRWIPSRSMLQKRYAHAAVELNGALYAVGGYDGQEYLNSAERFDPRENSWTRIASMEAKRGLHSLVVMNEKIYALGGYDGTAMTPSFEIYDPRRGSWMTGEPMKQGRGYFAAGVLHESIYVIGGVETDEQIIETVECYKEGAGWESTNLRAVGKRCFASAIVLEGK, encoded by the exons ATGGTAGTTGGAAGGACCGCACAGACATATTTTCCTAAAGAAAGTTTTCCGATGGCATTGAATGGGAAATGGGCAAGAAACTTGAGTAAGAACCAGCTTGGAAGCGTCATATTTGGCTGCACAAAACAAACCATGGATGAGTGTCTCACCAAACAACTCTTCG GTCTGCCAGCACCACACTTTTCATACGTAAAGAACATCGAGCCAGGTTTACCACTTTTTCTGTTCAACTACAGCGAGAGAAAACTTCATGGTATCTATGAAGCTGTTGGCTCAGGTAAAATGAATATTGATCCATATGCTTGGACAATAGATGGTTCAGAAAGAACAAGGTATCAAGCTCAG GTTCAAGTACGCCTGCGCTTGCAGTGCCAAGCCCTTACTGAAATTCAGTTCAAGCTATCCATTTTTGACAACTATTACGGTCAGAGTCATTTCCGGTTTGAGTTGGATCATGCCCAAACAAGCAGATTGATCTCCCAGTTCTCCTCTCAAGCAGTTGCTCCTAGGATCAGTATAAAACCAAATCCCCCAATTTGGACTGCAAAGCAGATGTTCCCCTCTACCaacaagataaaaaaaagtggagCTTCTGAGCCACCGACTTTGGCTGATAATTTTTCCAACTACGACGATTCTCTTTCTACATCCACGACTTCAGATAACTCAATCTCTCTGAATGGAAACAAACAACTGATGGGGGGAGCCATCCAAGGGGAACAATTTGATGAAAAAGATCTTATCCTCATGAAAATAAAGGAACTAGCTCTCAGCAGTAAATTTACAGATGCTAATTTGATATCTGGTTCGGTAGGAGAGACATCCACAAGTGATGATGGTTTGCAGTGTGAAACTCGTGATGACCACCAGGTGACTCTGGGAAAGAGGAATAGTGGATGTTCTTCCGATCAATTTGATTCCCTTGCACTTGTTGAGAAG TTGTACATGGAAATTGAAGAGCTAAAGACTTTTAAGCTAGAACAAATTACGAAGACAGAGAGTTTGGCAAATAAGCTG GTTGAGGCAGAGCAAGAAATTCTTCGATTGCAAAATAGATGCTCGGTGCTGGAGTACATGTCTGATGTTTCTGAGCAACCTGTGTATGCCCAAGAGCTTGTGGAGTTACCTGATGAATATCACTTAAATATAGACGAGTCAATATTGATAGTGGGTGGATATGATGGTGTATCTTGGTCATCAGCATTGCAGTCCTTCCTGCCTTCAAAAGACATCTTAAGATCTCTTAAGCCTATGTCTTCTGCTCGATGGAATGCCCCAGTCGTGGGATTTAATGGAGAACTCTATGTTTTTGGTGGTGGAAGTGGTTCTAAGTGGTATGATACAG TTGAGTCCTATAACATTGTAAACAACGAGTGGACTCTGCGTCCTTCCCTGAACAAAGAAAGAGGCAGCTTAGCTGGTGCGgctttaaataataaaatatttgcaATGGGTGGAGGAAATGCAATGGAGTTCTTCTCAGATGTAGAAATGTATGATCCGTTTGTCGGAAGGTGGATTCCTTCACGCTCGATGCTCCAAAAG CGGTATGCTCATGCTGCCGTGGAGCTGAATGGTGCACTCTATGCTGTTGGGGGATACGACGGACAAGAATATTTGAA TTCTGCTGAAAGGTTTGACCCCAGAGAAAATTCATGGACCAGAATTGCGAGTATGGAAGCAAAAAGAGGCCTCCACTCACTTGTTGTAATGAATGAAAAGAT ATATGCGCTTGGTGGTTATGATGGAACAGCAATGACACCTAGTTTTGAGATATATGATCCTCGGCGTGGATCATGGATGACGGGAGAACCCATGAAGCAAGGCAGAGGCTACTTTGCTGCTGGTGTTCTTCACGAATCTATTTACGTTATTGGAGGGGTTGAGACTGATGAGCAAATCATCGAAACG GTTGAGTGTTACAAGGAAGGTGCAGGTTGGGAATCTACAAACCTGAGGGCTGTAGGAAAGAGATGCTTTGCCTCAGCCATTGTTTTAGAAGGGAAATGA